The region TGTGTGACCATGGCCGCTTTTCTGTGGTGGAACCATCTGGTGATGCAGAAAGAATGGCAAGTGAACGAGCAAGCCACACGGCGCGAGCTCTCCAACCTGTCACGCTTGTCGCAGGAGCATGCCCGTCGCACTTTTTACGCGGCAGATCAGGCTTTGCAACTTGTTCGCACGCTGTATCTGCGCGATGGCATGAAGCTGGACTTGGCTGCACTGGTGCGCCAGAGTACGCTGGATACGGGCATTGTTCACCAGGTGGGCATCATGGACGCGTATGGCATTTACCGCCTGAGTAATTGGCCTGCAACGCCGCCAGTGGACTTGTCAGACCGGGCCTATTTCAAGGTGCACGTGGTGCGTGCCGCAGATGAGCTGTTTGTTTCAGCACCTGAGCAGAACCAGGTGTCTGGCAAATGGATGATCCAGCTCACCAGGCGCATCCATCACCCTGATGGTGTGTTGGCGGGTGTGGCGATGGTGTCGGTGGATGTGGACTATTTTTCAGATTTTTATGCCAGTCTTGACTTGGGTGAGCAGGGCGTGACCACGTTGGCTGGTCTGAATGGTGAGGTGCTGGCGCGGCGCAGCAAGGTTGCATCCGGCATGGGCATCAAGTTAGGCCATGCACCCGCGATGGACTTGCTGGCCCAAGGGCAACGTGAAGGTTTTTTTGAACACGTCTCACCCATTGACCGAGTTGAGCGCTTGCACCATTACCGCCAGGTGACCGGTTTCCCGTTGTTCATCACGGTGGCTTTTGGCCTGCAAGAGTACCGTGCCTACAAACAGTCTGAACAGCGTATGCGCTGGGGCATGGCGGCACTGGGCAGCGTGTTATTGCTGTCCCTGTCCGCCTTGTTTTCATGGCATCGCATGCGTGAACAGCGCTATTTCCATGAATTACAGGACAGCCATGAGCGCATGAACCTGACGCTCGACAGCGGCGGGGTTGGCTTGTGGGAGTGGGATCTGGCACAAGGTCACTTCTGGGTGGATGAGCGTTTGGAGGCTCTTCTGGGTTTTCATCCAGGCGAGATGGCGGTGGGTAACAGCGACTTCATGCATCGCCTGCATCCTGACGATACCGTTACCCTGAACCGGTTGCTCTCGCCGGTGCTCAAAGGTGATGTGCCACAACTGGTACTGGAGCACCGCCTGCGCCACAAGGACGGTCATTGGGTTTGGTTGACTGCCCGCGGCAAGGTGGTTCGGCGTGGAGAAGATGGCCGCGCGTTGCGTATGGTGGGAACCGACGTGGATCGCACGGAGCAAAAGCGTCTGGAAGAGGCTGCAAGGCAAAGCCAGGACTTGTTGCAAAACCTGACGGATCAGGTGCCTGCCGAGTTGTTCCAATTCAAGGTGCATCCAGATGGGCACAGTTGTTATCCCTATGCGTCCAAGCATTTTCTGGATTTTTATGGTTTGACGCTGGCGCAGGTGCAAAGTGATGCCTCGCTGGTATCAGCCTGGCAGCATCCTGATGATGTTGCCATGATCAAGCAATCGATCATTGAATCGGTCACCCAACTCACACCCTGGAAGCTGGAATACCGTCTGCGCTTGCCTGATGGCCGTGTCTGTTGGCGAAACGGGCACGCTGTGCCGCAAAAAATGGCAGATGGCAGTGTGGTTTGTTATGGGGTCATTTTTGATGTCACCGAACGCAAGCTGGTTGAGCAAGAGTTGAGTGTGGCTGCAGTGGCTTTTGAGTCCAGCTCGGCCATGGTGGTGAGTGATAGCCAGCAGCGTATCCTGCGGGTTAATCAGGCTTTTGTTGTGTTAACCGGGTATGCCGTCCATGAAGCGGTTGGACGATTCAGTGGGTTGCTGAATTCGGGGCGACAGGATGCGGCTTTTTACCAAGCCATGTGGCAAGTGATTGGCGAGAAAGGCTACTGGGAAGGCGAAATCTGGAACCGTCGTCAAAACGGGGATGTGTTTCTGGACTGGCTCTCCATCACTGTGGTGAAAGATGCCCAGGGCTGCGTGACGAACTATGTGTCCGTGCACAGCGACATCACGTTGCGCAAGCGCACCGAAGAAGAGGTGCACAAACTGGCTTTTTTTGATCCCCTCACCAACCTGCCGAACCGCCGTTTGTTGCAGGATCGTCTACAGCAATTGTGTGCCGCACGTGCCCGCAACAACCAATTGGCCGCAGTGTTGTTTGTTGACCTGGATAGATTCAAGCAGCTTAATGACACCCATGGGCATGACCAAGGCGACGATTTGTTGATTCAGGTGGCACAGCGTCTGCAGGCCTGTGTGCGTGAGGTGGATACCGTGGCCCGGCTGGGTGGGGACGAGTTTGTGGTGGTGCTGGCGCAGTTGGGCGAGGAGCTGCCGCAAGCCCAAGCCAGTGCGTTGTGGGTGGCACAAAAGATATTGAAGCTACTGGCAGAACCCTTTGACCTGCCCCGTGTGGGGTGGACGTTGTCAGCCAGTATTGGCGTGACCATGGTGGTGGAGCCCCGTGTTTTGCCAGAGGATTTGCTTAAACAAGCGGATGGTGCCATGTATGTGGCCAAAGCCGCTGGCCGCAACGCGGTGCGGATTTGGGGTGTGGTTTGATGCCTGGCTTCTACAAGAATGCTCAGGAGACACCATCACATCACGCTATCCAACATCATCACGTCCACCGTCTCCCCTATGGCTACGCTAGCTTGTCCGTGGTGCAGCACGATCAGGCCATTGGCCTGCACCATGGAGCTGAGCACGCCCGAGCCCTGGTTACCCGTAGTTTGAACCTGCAGCGAGCCATCTGGCGCGGTGCTGACCCGGCCGCGCTGGTATTCGGTGCGGCCAGGTTTTTTGCGGATGACTTCCTGGCTTTGGGCTTGGAGCAAAGGGCTTGGACGGGCGCTTGAGCCCATCATGTGCAACAGTGCCGGGCGCACAAAAGCCAGAAACGTCACCATCACCGCCACCGGGTTGCCAGGCAGGCCAAACAGCACGGCCGCGCCGGAGGTGTTCAGCGATGGGGTGTTCGTATGATTACTCTTATTTTGATAGCTGTTTGTGCTTTTTTTATAAGCACTAGAGGCCAATTTGTCTCTTGAAAGATAACCCACCGCCATGGGCCTGCCGGGGCGCATGGCAATTTTCCAGAAGGCCACGTCGCCGAGTTTTTTCATCATGGCTTTGGTGTAGTCGGCCTCACCCACGCTGACCCCACCGCTGGTGATGACTGCATCGGCCTGTAACGCGGCCTGCACAAAAGCCGCTTCCAGCGCCTCAGGCTGGTCACGCACCACGCCCATGTCGATCACCTGGCAGCCCAGGCGGGTGAGCAAGCCAAACACGGTGTAGCGGTTGCTGTCATACACCGCACCTTCACGCGGGGGCTCACCCAGGCTCAGGATTTCGTCACCGGTGGAAAAGTAGGCTACTTTCAGGCGGCGTAACACCGGCACGGTTTTGAGGCCCAAACTGGCCACCAGACCAAGTGCAGCGGGCGTAAGCAGCTCACCTTTTGGGAGTGCTGGCTGGCCTTGCATCAGGTCTTCGCCCTTGAAACGGCGGTTGTCACCGGTCTTCAGGATACCGGCAGGGATGTTGACCCGGTCATCTGCCAGGGTGCATAACTCTTGCGGCACCACGGTGTTCAGACCGGTGGGCATGATGGCCCCGGTCATGATGCGCACACATTCGCCAGGGTTCACCGTGCCGGCCCAGCCCTTGCCAGCCAGTGCGGTACCCACCACTTTCAGGGTGAGTGGTGCGTCAGGCGTGAGTTGTGCGCCATCCAGCGCAAAGCCGTCCATGGCCGAGTTGTCGTGTGGTGGCACGCTGATGGGGCTGATGATGTCGGCGGCCAGCACCCGGCCCAATGCGTCAAAAATGGCGACCTCTTCGACCTCGGTGACCGGCTCCACCAGCTGGTTCAAGAAGGTGTGAACCATGTCAGCACTCAGGGCCTGCGGGTCGTAGCCCGCGAGTTCACTGGCGATGTGTTCCAGCGTTTTCATGTGGAGCGGCTTTCAAGTTGTTGTAATTCGGCCAGGGTGTTGGTATTGAAAAAAGCCTGTGGGTTGTCTCCAGGCGCATCAAATGGCACCACGGCGGTTTTGTGCAGGGCTGTCCAAGCATCAATTTTGCGACCACCACCCTGGGTGAAGCGCACCAGGCTTTCCAGCAAATGCACGTTCAGCAGGCAAAACACGGGTTGTTTGCGGACCTGCATGTGACCGTCCTGGCCTGCCTCGGGTGCAGCGGCCATGGCGATGTCGGCCTCTTCCGCCGCCAGCGCGGTGGCCAGGCGCTGTGCCAGATCCAGTGGCAGCAGCGGGGTGTCGCACGGCACGGTGAGTAAATACGGGGTTTCGCAGCGTTCCAGTCCGGTCAGAAATCCAGCCAGGGGCCCTGGGTAGTCGGCCAGACCATCCGGCCAGACCGGCACACCAAACGATTCGTAGGCAGCCAGGTTGCGGTTGGCATTGATCATGATCTGACCCACACCGCCACTGATCTGCAGCCGGGTGAGGGTGTGCAGCGCCAGTGGGATGCCGTTGAAATTTTGCAGGCCCTTGTCAACCCCGCCCATACGCGAACCGCGTCCGCCCGCCAAAATAAGTGCGGTAATGTCTGTTGCTGGAATCAATTTAGCCTCCGATATAACTCATTTCAATCCGTTTGACCGGTGCGCCCGAGTCAATCGGCATGCTGCTGCGTTGTTCGGAATAGTTGTCCGTGCGGCCTTGCCAGATGTGTGCCACGGCGCTTTCCACATCGGCATCTGTGGCCTGGCCGCGAATCAGGCTGCGCAAGTCATAGCCTTGGCCCGCAAACAGGCACAGGTAGAGTTGGCCTTCGGTGGACAGGCGGGCGCGGTTGCAGTTGCCGCAAAATGCTTGTGTCACGCTGCTGATCACGCCAATTTCCCCGGCGGCAGGGTCATGCTGCCCCTGTGCGTTGGCATAACCCCAGCGCTGGGCGGTTTCGCCAGGTGAGCTGGGGTCGAGCTGCACCAAAGGCAGCTCAGACCGGATCAGTTGGATCACTTCACTGGACGGCATCACCTCGTTCATGCGCCAGCCATTGGTGGCCCCCACGTCCATGTATTCAATCAAACGCAGCACCATGCCCGAGCCTTTGAAGTGGCGTGCCATGGGCAAAATTTCTTGCGCATTGGTACCGCGTTTGACCACCATGTTGATCTTGATCGGCCCTAGACCCACAGCGCGTGCGGCTTCAATACCTTCGAGCACATCCGCCACTGGGAAATCCACGTCGTTCA is a window of Rhodoferax lithotrophicus DNA encoding:
- a CDS encoding sensor domain-containing diguanylate cyclase translates to MKFSWKLLLPHGVVWLGVCVTMAAFLWWNHLVMQKEWQVNEQATRRELSNLSRLSQEHARRTFYAADQALQLVRTLYLRDGMKLDLAALVRQSTLDTGIVHQVGIMDAYGIYRLSNWPATPPVDLSDRAYFKVHVVRAADELFVSAPEQNQVSGKWMIQLTRRIHHPDGVLAGVAMVSVDVDYFSDFYASLDLGEQGVTTLAGLNGEVLARRSKVASGMGIKLGHAPAMDLLAQGQREGFFEHVSPIDRVERLHHYRQVTGFPLFITVAFGLQEYRAYKQSEQRMRWGMAALGSVLLLSLSALFSWHRMREQRYFHELQDSHERMNLTLDSGGVGLWEWDLAQGHFWVDERLEALLGFHPGEMAVGNSDFMHRLHPDDTVTLNRLLSPVLKGDVPQLVLEHRLRHKDGHWVWLTARGKVVRRGEDGRALRMVGTDVDRTEQKRLEEAARQSQDLLQNLTDQVPAELFQFKVHPDGHSCYPYASKHFLDFYGLTLAQVQSDASLVSAWQHPDDVAMIKQSIIESVTQLTPWKLEYRLRLPDGRVCWRNGHAVPQKMADGSVVCYGVIFDVTERKLVEQELSVAAVAFESSSAMVVSDSQQRILRVNQAFVVLTGYAVHEAVGRFSGLLNSGRQDAAFYQAMWQVIGEKGYWEGEIWNRRQNGDVFLDWLSITVVKDAQGCVTNYVSVHSDITLRKRTEEEVHKLAFFDPLTNLPNRRLLQDRLQQLCAARARNNQLAAVLFVDLDRFKQLNDTHGHDQGDDLLIQVAQRLQACVREVDTVARLGGDEFVVVLAQLGEELPQAQASALWVAQKILKLLAEPFDLPRVGWTLSASIGVTMVVEPRVLPEDLLKQADGAMYVAKAAGRNAVRIWGVV
- the mobA gene encoding molybdenum cofactor guanylyltransferase MobA, whose protein sequence is MIPATDITALILAGGRGSRMGGVDKGLQNFNGIPLALHTLTRLQISGGVGQIMINANRNLAAYESFGVPVWPDGLADYPGPLAGFLTGLERCETPYLLTVPCDTPLLPLDLAQRLATALAAEEADIAMAAAPEAGQDGHMQVRKQPVFCLLNVHLLESLVRFTQGGGRKIDAWTALHKTAVVPFDAPGDNPQAFFNTNTLAELQQLESRST
- the moaA gene encoding GTP 3',8-cyclase MoaA — translated: MTDRDTHRVIPLMDQRPSGLAVPAAAFHSDTRLTANGLIADTRGRVLHDLRISVTDRCNFRCNYCMPKEIFDKNYAYLRHTDLLTFEEITRLARVFVAHGVQKIRLTGGEPLLRKNLEKLIEQLAVLHTLQGQPLDITLTTNGSLLARKAQSLKDAGLKRVTVSLDGLDDVVFRSMNDVDFPVADVLEGIEAARAVGLGPIKINMVVKRGTNAQEILPMARHFKGSGMVLRLIEYMDVGATNGWRMNEVMPSSEVIQLIRSELPLVQLDPSSPGETAQRWGYANAQGQHDPAAGEIGVISSVTQAFCGNCNRARLSTEGQLYLCLFAGQGYDLRSLIRGQATDADVESAVAHIWQGRTDNYSEQRSSMPIDSGAPVKRIEMSYIGG
- the moeA gene encoding molybdopterin molybdotransferase MoeA, whose amino-acid sequence is MKTLEHIASELAGYDPQALSADMVHTFLNQLVEPVTEVEEVAIFDALGRVLAADIISPISVPPHDNSAMDGFALDGAQLTPDAPLTLKVVGTALAGKGWAGTVNPGECVRIMTGAIMPTGLNTVVPQELCTLADDRVNIPAGILKTGDNRRFKGEDLMQGQPALPKGELLTPAALGLVASLGLKTVPVLRRLKVAYFSTGDEILSLGEPPREGAVYDSNRYTVFGLLTRLGCQVIDMGVVRDQPEALEAAFVQAALQADAVITSGGVSVGEADYTKAMMKKLGDVAFWKIAMRPGRPMAVGYLSRDKLASSAYKKSTNSYQNKSNHTNTPSLNTSGAAVLFGLPGNPVAVMVTFLAFVRPALLHMMGSSARPSPLLQAQSQEVIRKKPGRTEYQRGRVSTAPDGSLQVQTTGNQGSGVLSSMVQANGLIVLHHGQASVAIGETVDVMMLDSVM